One Nitrospirota bacterium genomic region harbors:
- a CDS encoding ABC transporter permease, with protein MKVHRINALVARHLYLYRRSLPRLMEIFYWPFLDLVVWGFITVYLMKFQGQLPGVVTFFLGALILWDVLFRAQQGITISFLEEIWARNLMNLFASPLTPGEFLAATMVMSVFKVVAVSVVMALSALLFYSYNVLVIGLSLIPFVLNLLVAGWIIGVLTTSLIMRFGQEAEVLAWGMVFLFQPISCVFYPLDVLPSWLQAMAWANPAAHVFEGMRLVLTQGTLPATHLVWAFGLNLLYLTIMVALFHYTFNVCKEKGLLVRVGE; from the coding sequence ATGAAAGTGCACCGGATCAACGCGCTCGTCGCCCGCCACCTGTACCTCTACCGCCGCAGCCTGCCCCGGCTGATGGAGATCTTCTACTGGCCCTTCCTGGACCTGGTCGTCTGGGGCTTCATCACGGTCTACCTGATGAAGTTCCAGGGGCAGCTCCCCGGCGTGGTGACCTTCTTCCTCGGCGCCCTGATCCTCTGGGACGTGCTCTTCCGCGCGCAGCAGGGGATCACGATCTCGTTTTTGGAGGAGATCTGGGCCAGGAACCTCATGAACCTCTTCGCGAGTCCGCTCACGCCGGGCGAGTTCCTGGCGGCCACCATGGTGATGAGCGTCTTCAAGGTCGTGGCAGTCTCGGTCGTGATGGCGCTCTCCGCGCTCCTGTTCTATTCCTACAACGTGCTCGTCATCGGCCTGTCCCTCATCCCCTTCGTGCTGAACCTGCTCGTGGCCGGCTGGATCATCGGCGTCCTGACCACCTCGCTGATCATGCGGTTCGGGCAGGAGGCGGAGGTGCTGGCCTGGGGGATGGTGTTCCTCTTCCAGCCGATCTCCTGCGTGTTCTATCCGCTCGACGTGCTGCCTTCCTGGCTCCAGGCAATGGCCTGGGCCAACCCCGCCGCCCATGTGTTCGAAGGGATGCGGTTGGTGCTCACCCAGGGCACGCTGCCGGCCACCCACCTGGTCTGGGCCTTCGGCCTGAACCTCCTCTACCTGACGATCATGGTCGCCCTGTTCCACTACACGTTCAACGTCTGCAAGGAAAAAGGGTTGCTGGTGCGGG
- a CDS encoding ABC transporter ATP-binding protein — MPFPVVQVQNLTKRFGDFTAVDGISFEIRQGEILGLLGPNGAGKTTTIQMLLGLITPTAGTIRVFGKDLAAHREEILSQVNFSSTYISMPFSLTVEENLRVVAKLYGLTEVPRRIDEVVKKLEMEEFRHKVTRRLSSGQMTRLTLAKAILTEPKILFLDEPTASLDPDIAHKIRAFLKDVRRSGSLSILYTSHNMREMEEMSDRIIFLQRGKIVAEGTAQAVMERFGQRDLEEVFLKLARER, encoded by the coding sequence ATGCCGTTTCCCGTCGTCCAAGTCCAAAATCTGACCAAGCGGTTCGGCGACTTCACCGCCGTGGACGGGATCTCGTTCGAAATCCGGCAGGGGGAGATCCTCGGCCTGCTCGGGCCCAACGGGGCGGGGAAGACGACCACGATCCAGATGCTCCTGGGGCTCATCACGCCCACGGCGGGGACCATCCGGGTGTTCGGCAAGGACCTGGCCGCCCACCGGGAGGAGATCCTGAGCCAGGTGAATTTCTCCTCCACCTACATCTCGATGCCCTTCTCGCTCACCGTGGAAGAGAACCTGCGGGTGGTGGCGAAGCTCTACGGGCTCACCGAGGTTCCGCGGCGCATTGACGAGGTGGTCAAGAAGCTGGAGATGGAGGAGTTCCGGCACAAGGTCACGAGGCGGCTCTCTTCCGGCCAGATGACGCGGCTGACCCTGGCCAAGGCGATCCTGACCGAGCCGAAAATCCTGTTCCTGGACGAGCCGACGGCCAGCCTCGACCCGGACATCGCGCACAAGATCCGGGCCTTCCTGAAGGACGTGCGCCGGTCGGGCAGCCTCAGCATCCTCTACACCTCCCACAACATGCGGGAGATGGAGGAGATGTCGGACCGGATCATCTTCCTCCAGCGGGGGAAGATCGTCGCCGAGGGCACGGCGCAGGCGGTCATGGAACGGTTCGGGCAGAGGGATTTGGAAGAAGTGTTTCTGAAATTGGCACGTGAACGGTAG
- a CDS encoding NapC/NirT family cytochrome c, whose amino-acid sequence MISAPKASVLMAIFAGALILAPAAVSVTDHPKFCASCHNIRPSYESWTRSSHKEVTCVDCHVRPGVEGFVRDKAVAGLKDVAVYLFGTPTDPHNLQATVHSEVCLGCHREILRVSEVAPRDLPPPVKDVGLVMSHRKHMEAFAKRGRGEGCTTCHARVVHEQPIKGYPIVIPRGHVAVDTKAYEPEHPEGSRLRASSLADCFRCHDNKTTYEGKVLSKRCETCHLPEKIGEFLFN is encoded by the coding sequence ATGATCAGTGCTCCCAAGGCCAGCGTCCTCATGGCGATCTTCGCCGGCGCGCTGATCCTGGCCCCGGCTGCGGTGTCGGTCACGGACCATCCCAAGTTCTGCGCGAGCTGCCACAACATCCGCCCCTCCTACGAGAGCTGGACCAGGTCGTCCCACAAGGAGGTCACCTGCGTGGACTGCCACGTGAGGCCCGGGGTGGAGGGGTTCGTCCGCGACAAGGCCGTCGCGGGGCTCAAGGACGTGGCGGTCTATCTCTTCGGCACCCCCACCGATCCGCACAACCTCCAGGCGACCGTCCACTCCGAGGTGTGCCTGGGTTGCCACCGGGAGATCCTGCGCGTCTCGGAAGTGGCCCCCCGCGACCTTCCGCCGCCCGTGAAGGACGTGGGCCTGGTCATGAGCCACCGGAAGCACATGGAGGCCTTCGCCAAGCGGGGCCGGGGGGAGGGCTGCACGACCTGCCACGCGCGGGTGGTGCACGAGCAGCCGATCAAGGGCTATCCGATCGTCATCCCGCGCGGCCACGTGGCGGTGGACACCAAGGCCTACGAGCCGGAGCACCCGGAAGGCTCCAGGTTGCGGGCCTCGTCGCTGGCCGACTGCTTCCGGTGCCACGACAACAAGACGACCTACGAGGGCAAGGTGCTCAGCAAACGCTGCGAGACCTGCCACCTGCCGGAGAAGATCGGGGAGTTTCTGTTTAACTAA